The stretch of DNA ATAACGTATGAAATTACAAAATAAATCAGATGAAATTAAAGAAAAGGCTAAAAAACATTTATCTCCAGTTTTAACGAGGGTAACAGAATTAGTTGTGGATAAAGCAAAGGGTGCAAGATTTTGGACGGCAGATGGAGAGGAATACATTGATTTTGTATCCGGTGTGGCTGTAAATGCTGTTGGGCACGCCAATGATACAATGGTTCAAGCAATTAAGAAACAAGCAGAGTCATTTATTCACTTCGGTTTGAACTATGGTTACTATGAATCAGCTGCTAATCTTGCAGAAAAACTTGCTGAAATTACACCGGGTAATTTAGATACCGTGTTCTTTTCTAATTCCGGAGGTGAAGCCATTGATGGAGCATTAAAACTGGCACGGGCTGCTACCGGGAGACCAGGAATCATTGCTTTTGAAGGTTCATTTCATGGAAGAACACTTGGAGCAACAGCTATTACTGCCTCTAGCTCCAAATATCGGAAAAACTATGAACCTATTTTAGGAGAGGTGTACCATGCTCCTTATCCATATCCATCACAATTAAAGGGTGTGAACGTAGAAGAGACTATTCCTTATTGTTTGCACCAGCTTCAAAAAATCTTTGAATTACGGATTGATCCATCCCGAGTGGCAGCTATTGTGATTGAACCTGTGATTGGTGAAGGAGGATACTACCCAGCCCCGGCTGAATTTCTCCAAGAACTGAGAAAAATAACAGAAAAACATGGCATTCTCTTAATCTTTGATGAGGTACAAACTGGTTTTGGGCGAACAGGAAAAATGTTTGCAGCCGAGCATTCTGGTGTAACTCCTGACATTATGGTTTTAGCGAAAGCTCTTTCGGGCGGAATGCCTCTTGGTGCGATTGTAGCGAGTAGAGAGCTTCACGAAAAATGGCCAGTTGGAGGGCATGGGTCAACCTTTGGTGGAAACCCGATTTCCTGTGCTGCAGCATTAGCAAATATTGCTGTGATTGAAAAGGAAAAACTAGTCGAACGAAGCTGGGAGTTAGGAGCAAACATAGTAGCCAGATTAAAAGATTCTCTAGAAGGGCTACCTGGAATAAGGGAAATTCGAGGAATAGGAATGATGATTGGTATCGAATTTCATGAAGATTTTGCTAGCCACGCTGTTACCATTATTAAGCAAAAGTGTTTAGAACAAAAACTTCTCATTATGAATTGCGGGGTACAGGGACAAACAATTAGGTTAATGCTACCGCTTAATATTAATGAAGATGATTTAAATGAGGGATTGTCTATTTTGGAAAAGGTTATTAAAGAAACGCTATAAGGAGGGAAAGGTATGATTCAACAAGCTGAGAAAAAAGGATTGTATATAAATGGATCTTGGATTCAACAAGAGGAGCAGGAATTTTTTAAAAGTATCAACCCTGCGACAGAGGAAGTAGTTGGCTATTGTGCGGCAGCTACACCTTCACAAGTTGATGATGCGGTAGAAAGTGCTCGATTGGCTTTTAAAGAGTGGAAGAACACTACACTGCCAGAGAGAGCACAATTTCTCTGGAAAGCAGCTAAGGCGTTTGAAGAGAAAAAGGAGCATTTAGCTCAAATGATGACACAGGAAATGGGAAAGGTATTGGCTGAATCCCTTGGTGAAGTGGGTGTCGTCATTGAAACCTGTAAATATATGGCTGGAGAGGGAAGAAGACTTTTCGGTGAAACCGTTGGTGCGGGTGCTGAAAACCGCCATATTATGATGGTTCGTGAGCCGGTGGGTGTTGTCGCTTGTATCACACCTTGGAACTTCCCAGTCTCCTTGGCTGGCTATAAAATATTAGCAGCTTTTATTAGTGGGAATACCGTTGTATGGAAGCCGGCCTCAGAAGTTGCTCTTTCAGCACAAATTTTTACAGATATTTTCCATGAGATTGGACTTCCAAAAGGTGTATTAAACTTAATTACTGGTTCA from Bacillus sp. SLBN-46 encodes:
- a CDS encoding aminotransferase class III-fold pyridoxal phosphate-dependent enzyme; protein product: MKLQNKSDEIKEKAKKHLSPVLTRVTELVVDKAKGARFWTADGEEYIDFVSGVAVNAVGHANDTMVQAIKKQAESFIHFGLNYGYYESAANLAEKLAEITPGNLDTVFFSNSGGEAIDGALKLARAATGRPGIIAFEGSFHGRTLGATAITASSSKYRKNYEPILGEVYHAPYPYPSQLKGVNVEETIPYCLHQLQKIFELRIDPSRVAAIVIEPVIGEGGYYPAPAEFLQELRKITEKHGILLIFDEVQTGFGRTGKMFAAEHSGVTPDIMVLAKALSGGMPLGAIVASRELHEKWPVGGHGSTFGGNPISCAAALANIAVIEKEKLVERSWELGANIVARLKDSLEGLPGIREIRGIGMMIGIEFHEDFASHAVTIIKQKCLEQKLLIMNCGVQGQTIRLMLPLNINEDDLNEGLSILEKVIKETL